The Syngnathus acus chromosome 11, fSynAcu1.2, whole genome shotgun sequence genome includes the window aaaaaaatgagtttgacacccctgctgtcCAAGTCCTTCAATCGTCATCATGACAAAAGGAAGTGTAAACGACTTTCCTGGAGAgaaatgataataaataaatttaaaaaaaaaaacaaggtggGGTTGAAGACATCACAATTAGATCTGTCCAACGCCTTAACACTCAAGCAAACCCCCTGCCAACACTTCAATTCCTTCGTATCTTCACTCCATAGGAAGGACCAGTGGGAAATTGTCTTGGGAGATTACcaccactgtgtgtgtgttggaaaGTGTATTAATGTAGCCTGCAGTTCCCATGCAAAACCcatacatttttgtgtgtattttttcgccatgtgtgtgcacgcatgTGTGTCGTCCAAGGAACACATAAGTGGATTAGCTGCCATGCTTTTATTCCTGTAATGGAAACATCAGGCGGAGAAAGAAAAGTAGGCTGAGGCCAGGCGCTGAATGAGAAGGGGGGAGTAGTTGAATAAGAGTAGCGTTCAAGACCCTCAAGGTTCTCTTCAATAGCAAATGTGGTGGAAAATCCAATCAGCACCGACTGCAAATATTGCGCAACACATGTTGACGAGCTTTCCTGTTTGACGTACTACCTCACGATGTTTAAAATTTTCAGTCAACTTCAGTCGCACAACCTcaaatggctaaaattgaCATGTTGGATATGACCCTTCCTTTCctgatgttctttttttatacagaaatgACTGTTTAGGAGAGGCTACAGTGGGCTGTCTCGCACGATTCTGCAAAAGTGGTAAGTCAAGTAAAATTGTGATGTGTGTCAAGGAAGACTTGATGAATGTGTGCGCTGAGAACATCCACAGGTTTTGTATGACAAAGAGCTAAACCCAGAGTGACATATGACAATGGGCTAGTGAAAACAGGTCACTGGACACTTTGAGGATTAGCAGTGTTGGgggcatatgtgtgtgtgtgtgtgtgcgtgcgtgcgtgggtgaGGGTTAGGGCGGGTAAGCAAGACATCCCAGGCAGATGTCCATGGTCCCATGCCAGAAGCAAATTtgtgtatgcatgcatgtCTGTGCGTAGCCAATCATCTCAACTTACAGTCACGTTTGACATGTGATGGCTTTGATCAGTGTGACTATCCCACagataattaaaaatagaaaaaactTATTTGATTTTAGTTTTAATATTATCTTTAAAACACCAACATTGAAATAAAGCTTGATTTTCTCGTTTGTTGTCAGCTCTTTGGCGTTGGTTGTCACCGAGAGCATTCTCAAACTGACCACAAGATGGTGGCAACGTGATGCCTGGCTGCATGAACCAAGATGAATGGTGTCCAGaaggtgaaaacaaaacagttcgTGCAAAACAATTCTTCACCAGTCTTAGGCAGAATTTACATTGTTATACATGTGACACAGTTGTGAATCATAGGCTTCCAATCAATGTCAGTTTTTCTCCCTTATTGAACTATTTGCTGCCACTGCACAGTGTACAGCGCATGTGCAGAAGATCATTACAGTACGGCAACACATTAAGAAGTATAGATAATAAACATACGCAGAAGACAAAGACTAAACTTcaacatttatatatatatatatatatgtatgtatgtatgtatgtatgtgtatatatatatacatatatatatatgtatgtgtgtatatatatatatatatatatatatatgtatgtgtatatatatatatatatatatatgtatgtgtatatatatatatatatatatatatatatatatgtatgtgtatatatatatatatatatgtatgtgtatatatatatatatatgtatgtgtatatatatatatatatatatatatatgtatatatcaCTAGCCATCCATGCTCAAAGCATAGCGTGGGGATGGAATAAGGATCAACTGAACTCCAGGTAAATTCTTACTCCATTCAGCCATTTTGatggaaaattaaaatatcttATGTGTATTTTCAGATGTACCAGAGAAGCAGGCAACAACCAAGAAGTTGtatgaagaaaagaaacagaGGCGCACACTGCCCCCCCTCGCCCCCTGGTACCAGAGGAGAGTTTGTCAACTAGTTTTGAAACTAAAGTCGTTTATTTGTATTGTGCATTTGCTTTATTAGTGATCATGAATAAAATGCTTAcacatccattttgtttgtgtattattaaatatataaacagGTATCGTTCCGGCCAATGATATCACGCTAAACGGTATCGGCACACGGATTGATATCAAAATCGATATCAACCCCGCATCGCCAATGTATCGAACTTGATATCGATATCCGTATCAAGATACGAGAGGGTGCGATTTAGGCTGGTATCGTTCTGGCCAATGATACGGATACCGATATCACGTTGAACGGTATCGGCACACGGATTGATATCAAAATCGATATCCACCCCGCATCGCCAATGTATCGAACTTGATATCGATATCCGTATCAAGATACGAGAGGGTGCAATTTAGACTGGTATCGTTCCAGCCAATGATACGGATGCCGATATCAGATTAAGTGGTATCGGTACACGGATTTTGATATCAATCCGTGTACCGATACCACTTAATCTGATATCGGCATCCGTATCATTGGCTGGAACGATACCAGTCTAAATTGCACCCTCTCGTATCTTGATACGGATATCGATATCAAGTTCGATACATTGGCGATGCGGGGTGGATATCGATTTTGATATCAATCCGTGTGCCGATACCGTTTAGCGTGATATCGGTATCTGTATCATTGGCCGGAACGATACCAAATTAGACCAACAGAGATAAGTACATGTTGATTCAAACTTTATTTTGGTACCTGAATTGACATCAGAATGAGCTTTTTcggccaagtttgtgcatgcttAACTCTGGTAGATGTCaacctctgtacaacattcaagtgactaacaacatttacGTGGCAAGAAGATAATATTGCCCAGTGATGTCTCTAGGACTCCATGCGTGACGCGAGTTCATCAGTGCAACATCCTGGGGAAAGAAGCTgtttgtgtctgctggttttgacGTACAGCGCTCTAGAACATcatccggaggggagtagttcaaacaaactatgacctgggtgagaagggtctgcacGTTTGCTgatcctggacaggtacaagtcttggatagatgggaggttggtcccAATTATCTTCTCCGCAGTcttgattgtccgttgcagtcggTCTTTGGTGGCcaatccaaaccagacagtgatggaggtgcagaggatgtATGACTGTATGATGGCAGtctagaaggtcttcagcagatCCTGTGGCAGGCTGAACTCAAGCGGTCTcaaagtacagcctctgctgggccttcagAGTCTATGTTGCCGGtgcatttcaggtcccgagaggttgtggatcccaggaacttgaaggtgtctgtggagagaatagtaagGGGTGGAAGATAAATACCAAAACTATAGCACCTTCCATATTGATATCGATACCAGGTCGCTATCAATACCGAGATTACTATCAATACAAAATTGATGTTATCTAAATCAATACCCAAAGTGAGAGCCATCTAAATACAAATAGCCAACGGTCCTAACAATGTGTAAGCTTGTACTGCACACATGGTTCTTCTCCCGTGGTGCGCTCACTTTCTTGCTGCAGTGCAAAACTACATACACACTGGAGTGAAATCTAAACATGTTAGTTTCAATTTTTACAAATTGTACAGGTCAAAAGTCACAAACAACTGGAAAAACTTCTAAAAGATTCAGCTTGGTCattttgtcataaaaaaacatttgaacaagaCGTACAGTTTATAATTTTCTCAATAAATCCTGTACTGTTACTTTTCTGCTTACGGAACGGCTAGGTGTgtcttgtgtgcgtgttgagGGCCTCGAGTGAGTAGTTTAGCATTTATAGACAGGACGGCGCTCAGAGCCtctcagccaatcacaaaCGAAGAGCCTCAAGTCTGATAAAGTCCGACAGCAACGGCTTCACAGCTCAATTTGGTCTAGAAACGAACAGAACCAGCTCAACCACCACTTAAAGATCTTTTGAAAATTTAACTTGTGGGAACCGGCTATGGTAAAATTGCGCCAAATGTTGCTCATTCTCTCAGCGCTGACAAGTTGGTGTGCGCTCAGTTCTGCATCGACATGCCTCGCTGTGGAGGAGGCGTACGGAGCAGTGGTCAACCAGCTACACCCCGGGCAACAGAACTCGCTTCTGGGCGAGGAGTCGCTCGTCGCTCTCTTTAATACACTGGAGAACCGTGTGCAATGTGAAAAAGTGCCGTGTGGAAAGGTACgtctttttatcttttttatgtCAGCCGCCCGCTTGCGGAGCAAGGGGGAAAGTACGCACACCTCTGGTGTGGTGCTGGGGATCGAAGTCTTAAAGCTGTTAACGTGCTGATAATGCGATTAAAACtgatattttaacatttttccaAAAGTTCGAGCTAAATAACCAAGTGAAACATACATATTTAATGAACTTAATGTcttatatatatgtgtgtatatctatatacacacatacaaatatactatatatatgtacattatatctatatacacacatacatatatacacatacatatatatgtatatatatatatatatctttgtTAGTGTTAAACATTCATGAGCATGAAGTCAGCGAGGATGAGGAATAAAAATCATTATCACTGTGTGACAAATCCTTAATCTTGCCGCATGTCAGTACAATAGCAGTAAAAAAGCGTGTGACTGATTGTGCTCATTGGCAGAAATAAAAGTAATATTGCCTGGCCTGCGCGTAATAAGTAATTAACAAGTCAAAGACGTCTATTGTCGAGAGGTTCAATAATTTGATACAAGTCAATGGACCTAAATAGCGACGCAAACCCGCTGGCCTCAGAAAAGCTGGTCACTAGGTCATCAAAAGGTCAATTTTTATGACACTAATCAAATCTGTTGGGTAATAATCTCAGTTagggattttcttttctttgatttgtgggggtgggggctgCAATTGCATTACACAATTTAACTGAtatcaatgtgtttttctccccagtgCAACCTACTCGACGCTGTTCACCAGCTGATCCACAATCACAGTGACCATCGTCAGGCAGGCGTCGAGGAAGTCCTCAATGTAGACGCGTCGGAATTCACCGCCCTCGCTGCTGGCTGCGTTCTGTACCTGTCCTCTCCTGACACGGTGTGCGCCGCGGCGGACCAGGGAAGGTGGGGGCAGGAGGTGGAACACTTCCTGCACGGAATCACAAGCGGGAATTCCCATGAACATTAccatgaggaggaggaagatcaCGCAGGGGAGGGCGAGTCATGCGACGGGCATGAACATCCACATGTGGCCCTTCGTGGATTAGAACGTGTGCTCAGCGCATTTCTCAAGCACTATGAGTCATCAGACATTGAGGTCAGTGGGGAAAATATTTGCTTATGGTTGACGCTTGACTGCGTTTTCACCTTAGTGAGggatgtcaacatttttcttcaGTGGGCAGCatacaggaaaaacaaagaatgcaAGGGCCACTTTGACCTTCTTTACCTTAGGTATCAAAAATAATCAGTGCCGGTAAGAATATGCACCTCAATGGCACAttatgtttacatttatttataccGACAAATGACTAGGAtagcaaaaaaatgcaattattattttgtatgaCGAAGTTGTTTTCAGGCTGGTCATGTACAATATCTGCTCCTGCAGAGTAGCAACACAATCACTAACTACCAAAATGAGAGCGTTCTGTACTAAGCTGTCCTTGAGCCAAAGATTGCAATCCAAGCTATTCGCTACTACACTGAATtatctttgtttttcatctGAGAACtatgaagacattttgttaCAGTTTTCGAGACGTCTTATTTGCAAAATACAAGGACGTTGGAGATGGGAAGGAATTTCTTCTTTCCTTCCCCTGTTTACCATCACGCAAAGAAAGTGCAACGTGGTTCCTATTATGATCCAGGACCAATGGTCTTAACCTTTGAGAGCATCTTACAAATGATACAACCAACTAACTAGAAGGTTGTGACAAACTTACCCACAAAAGATGATCTTTAAGCAGGTAGTCTTCTGGGCTCACCGCGGTCTCAACTTGAAATGTTACATGAATTTGCATAAGCGGTGGTTGAGTGATTCGGATCTGGCCTGTGAACAAACAATCCAGGGATTGGGGTAACTGTTTAAGTGAATTATAAAATGgcccatgacaaaaaaatacaagtctGTTTGTGGGTAATGCTTCGCCCGGACTAGCTCCTAGTTTTTAAATCATCTGAAGGTTTGCTTGGTTGAATGAAGTAATCAAAGCTAAACcactccatcttttttttttttttccaaaatcatCGTTAACCAGAACTGCATCACATCGAGCGACATCATGTTGGAGGTGGAGCAGACCCAAGTGGCTGGTGCAGTTCTGGGCCGGATCTTGTATCACGCCCTGCGAGGTCGATGCTTTCAAACACTCCCCGAAGAAAGTTTCTTCCTGGATTACATCGTGCACCTGGGCTCGGAGAATTTTACCATCACaggtgaaagaaaaagagaagtcATTTGTCACGTGACttgaaactgaaaaagaatcaaataagaagttgctttttttctgaacCTTGAAGACTTGGAGGATCTCATGGCTTCTCTGGACATTGGACCCGAGTTGGAGTCCGACCACGGGCACGACGAACACGAGCATCACGATCACGGCAAGCAACTCAGGCATTCTGAAATGAACGGCACCTGGGAGGAGGTAAAGATGTCATTGAAGGTTAGGTGGCATCAAAGCgtttaaaaatgacagaatATTCTGATTCTCCTAGCACTGTTTCTCTGCGCACGAGCTGGTACAGATCCACAACCTGACTGTGGACTCCCCCAATCTGGGTCGCTCTGACCTGGCTCGTCTTAGCCCGGCGCTAATCCAGCAGATCCTGAGCGGGGCCTGCGCTGGCTCGCACCCGACGAAACCAGACGAGCTCAGCAAAACGGAGCGTAAGTGTCAGAAGACTTAACCGCTGAGTTCATTTCAAtactgttgctaaccaaaacagcaataCCTAACGAAACATCTTTTGCACGTTGCTGATTATGCGTAGACTTTATTAGCCTTCCAGTaaatcatttacattttgtctttgacgCTCTCGTGTCAGGGTACCTGTACGCGACCCTGGCCAACGTGATCATCACGTTGATGTCCATGTTCGGGatcgtgttgctgctgtgcaCGTCGTGCACCAGCGTCTTCCAGCTGTGCATCCAGTTCTGCATCAGCCTGGCTGTGGGCTCGCTCACGGGGGACGCCTTGCTGCATCTGCTGCCCATGGTGAGCCGTCTACATCACTGCATCGTaacctttattgagccaaaGAACAATTGATACGAGGAAAATATCACAAAAGTATCCACGTCCTACCGTGTGTTTAGTTTCTGGGGctgcacgtgcacacgcacaaagTCGGCGGAGGCCACCACCCCTCTGAGCTTTCGGATTACGTCTACAAGATGTTGGTGGTGCTGGGTGGGATCTACTACTTCTACCTGATGGAAACCATCTTCAATATTGTCACGCATGGACATCACCACCATGGGGTGAGCCAAAGAAAATGGAGCTATCGAGTTCATTAAGTACATTGAGAATTTCTTAgcccaaaaacatttcataatCCTTTGTGACAAACCTTCAAGGATGAATCTGAACCTCACCACTGCGACCACGGCCGGGTTCTAGAGATGTATCAGGAGGAGagtaaacacaaatacaaaatgaactcAACTTCCAAAACAGACCTGGTAAGAAATGTCACATATTTTAGCTGCATTAATATTATTGTAACTGTGATTATTACGACGACTGTCAAggtgaaagaggaggaggaagaaaaatattttcacatgtCCAGAAAGAGGACCAGaggtatgattttttttttttttttttctccgtaaACCCCTGCATATGTGCTTTTCACTATTCACAAAACATTTGTCGAAATTAAACTCTTCAATTCACTTCAACAAAGGTCGGCGAATACGTGAAATTGCACAAATGCAGATGTTTACTAAATATATCAATTGAGTGGTAACTaatttaattgtgtttttgcgCAGAACATCGGTTGCTGCCTTACATGATCACTATAGGGGACGGCATCCACAACTTTGCAGACGGCCTGGCGATGGGCGCCGCCTTCTCGCTTTCGTGGAAATCTGGACTCGCCACGACGCTGGCCGTCCTCTGCCACGAGCTGCCCCACGAACTAGGTGACACAAACACCGGACATGGCGTTTTCACCGTTCTCGTCTTAGGCGGAACTGTTTTAACCGAAACCATTTTGCTGCATGTTAACAAAAGAGCTGAcggatttgtttatttaaatatttttgggctACCCAGGCGATTTCGCCATCTTGCTCAACTGCGGCCTGTCGGTACGCAAGGCACTGCTTTTGAATATCGGCAGCGCCTTGACGTCCTTCGTGGGCCTTTACATCGCCTTGAGCGTGGCGACCGACCTGGCCACCACGCAGTGGATCGCCGCTGTCACCACGGGCCTGTTTCTCTACGTGGGCTTGGCTGACATGGTGAGTGGTACTAAACTTTAATACAGAGGAATTTCGAAAGTGGTAGTTGGATACATTGCAACAAtaagagggggggggaaaaaataaataaatgcaacattaCCTTTTTGGGTCTTGTTCCCCTCTTCAGCTGCCCACCATGATGCACATCAAGTCCAAGACGCCGTGGCTGGTGTTCGCCCTGCAGAACGTTGGCCTGCTGTGCGGTTGGGCCATCCTCCTGCTGCTGTCCGTCTACGAAGAGAGCATCAGCTTCTAGAGGCCTCGGCCCTACTTTGGACTTGACACTTGTCGTTGTTCTAGGATGTTAAATGTCAGACAAGtctagaaaaataaacaattttacaTAAGGTACACAAATGAGTGAAATCAAAACACAGTTGGCTTTACATTAGTGGTACGAGCGACTCGTTCAATGGACAAATGTATTCAAGTAATTGAGACAGGACTTTGACTGAACACAACTACACGCACAAGCTGACTGTTTAACATGCAATTTCTTCCGAGCCACATGACAGCATGCTTAAGTCATCTTACTTTTGATtgtaaaatgcacaaatgttcaaatgttaTGTAATTTTGCACAGTTGGGgttcttttgtgtttgagtTTATTAGGGGTCGCACAAGAGCAACAAATATTGTGTTAAAGTATGATTTTACTTTGGCtcaccaaaacattttcaggaTGTCAAACATCTAGtgtgatatatattttgtgaatttgcagtttgaataataaatatgcCAGCAAATCACTTATCTGTTTTActagtctcttttttttttttttaactgcttaataattcatattttcaattatTATCGAGTCTATTCAACTTTGTCCTCAAACAGGCTgatgatactttttttttttttttttttaaatcatcagCATCTAATCAGTTCCTGCTTATGTGAACATCTTCATTAGGGCCAGAGTCCAGCGACAACTCATCAAACCTAGCATAGTACAAACGTATACTCTGTGCACTACACAGGTGGCGACAACGTCACCGTTGCACAACGCACACGTTAGCAGCGTGTTGAGCTTGTAAAGCCAAATATTGCACCAAGGCCTGCTGACTGAGGCGAACATTTCACTGCGTTTTTTTAAGCACTTCTAAGTCCGAATGGTGTCCTGTGCAGATATTGTTTGAGCCTTTCTATGTTATCAGGACCTTGAGTGCAAAATTAGTGGGGAGTGTTCAGTCCTGTAATGAGGTCACCCTCACTTCAGCAGttgattaaataaacattaagAATAAAGAAATCCCACATTCCTAATCTGGAGTTTATGACGCAGGTCAATGTTTGCCTTCAAACATGGAGGGCAAAAGCATCCTCCTGCTGCGATACAGAGTGTGCATTGTTCTTCCTTATTCCAAGTGTTGGTGTAAATGAAGTGAGCAAACACTCTCAGCAGTTGCCCTTTGGATTGTGTGATCATAGCTGCCCTTctctgaaaaataatgaaacaaaaaatgtgatcAGTGAAAGAAATGCATTAAGTTACAGATTCAAGAAAATTAGAGCAATTTTAACACACCTCAGGAGTTCTTTGATTTGGATATTTTCCGAATAAAATCCAGTGGCGTCAGTCGGCGATCTTAGAAAAATACATCTTTTATTCATATGCAAAGAACCACGTTGAATTACGTAGacgttaaataaataaacagggTGTGTTTTACTTATATTCAATGATCGCTTGAGTGGCCAGCTTAATGAGCTGGTTGAAGTCAAACTGGATGTACTTTCGCCAGTAGCGTCGGTCTCTGCCATACATTTGGGCGGGGTAGCACGGACTtcctaaaaaataaacatgtacaTATTGAACAATTTCACATGAATTCAATTTATTATGAGTTTTCACTAACTTTCTTTCCTGTCAGCAAAACACACTGAGTTACAACTAGGTAAAAGTCTTCACTTACTGCATGACACCATCTACTGGTTAGAACTTGGTCAGGTCTTCCTcgtcttgtttatttttaaaattgagtTTAAATACTGGGAGAAAAACACATACTGTAGTGTAGAGTAATATATTACCGATGCCGTGAAAGATTCGGGCAATGGCTCTGCCCGAGAACTTCTCGTCACTTCTGATGGACAGGAAGCTCCTTATGTCTGCTCTGATCTGATTCTCCCAGTCCAAGagctacaaacaaacaaacatcactccatccatccacgacaacaaaaaataacgcAGCTGATAGTTTAAAACACTAGCATAGTGTTTTGTGTCACCTTGTACCGGTCCAGGCTATCCTCCGGTTCCATCGGTTCTCGGGTGAGGTCTCTTTCCCGCCGCTTGTCAAAGTACTCTGACAGAAGGTCCTTCAGCCGGAGACTGCGACCCTCATCCAAGTCGTCCATGCAGGACAGCACATTTTTGAAGGACACGctggtgacaaaaaaaagaagaaaaaaaaaactttgctgCTAAAGTAATCGAGACAGGTAAAAGTATGAGCAGCTGCAACATCTTAAAGCAATAGGTGTTAATAATGAATTTCATGACTTGGCAGTAATTCAGGCCCCAACTACTTTGTACCTTTTGAAGGCCCTGAAGCAAGCGCTCAGCTGGTAAAGCTGCGACCGCTCTCGATCCTGAACGCGCCTATGCAGGAACCGGCACACCTTGTCCAGTTCCTCGTCGCTCAGGTCTCCATAGGAGCGGAAGTAGAAGGACAGAGAAGAGAACTCGACGAGGACGCCACTTCGCCCGCCAGCTAACAGAGAGTCCAGTTGCAGACGCAATATTCAAACTTAGACGCTCGTATTACTAGAACACAAATTCAGTGCCCACACACCTTTACCGGTGCTCCACTGCAGCTGCCTGAGTCCCCTCTTGACCAACGGGAGCTGCCATCCCATCGTGTCGGCCACCTCCACCACGTCAAACTCCAGCTGGTCATACGACTCCACTCGCTCACCGGCCATCCGCCTACGGGCTAGCACTACGGCCACGGGTGGGCAGCTGCAAAGccccaagttttttttttagacacaaAAAGGCATGATCATATTATGTGAAAGGTTCAAAAACAGGGTTCACATTTTAGTGATCTTTCGAAGCTGTCTGGGGCCTTCATAGCAGCTGACTTTGCACACAGACAGTGTGGGGTGGAGAAGCTCTACAAAGCGCTGAGGATGAAGCTCCAGATAACATAGCAGTGTCTCAATACCTGAGGTGGGGGGAAGTAATTAGAGCCCAATTAGTTTGCTGCCTAAACAGGCAGGAGAAAAGATACGAGTGTGCAGTTACCTTCTTCTGTGATGTCCAGAGTTTCTACCGTCTCCTGGATGGGGACGGCTCTCTCATGAGTGTGACACACTCGTTCCACGGGCCAATCAGAAGAGCTTCCGACTTCCTGGTCACCTACAACCTCCACACTGACATTGTTGGCATCCGAATCTTCCGTTCTATGACCATTGTCTGTGGAATGAATCATCTCCTGTCGGGTGGATGTGTCGTGACCGATTTCCTGATCGCGCGTCTCCATCATCTCCAACAGCTCAGCATCACCGACGTCCTCCTTGTCATAAGAAGTGTTGAGTATGGTTTGCGTGCTGTGGTACTCTACACATGAAGCAGGTACTACTGACCTGGATcagctctttttgtttttggtggatttgtttgcatttgcatGCCGGGAATACTTTCTGGACCAGCCTTTTCACCGTGTAGTAGTCCACCGTGTCGGAATAGATGTGACGTCGCAGCTCGTGGAGGTCCATACCCTGCGTGTGAAGATGGATCGTACGTCCAtacattataataaataatggaaaatatttttatttaacagtATGACGCAAAAGCTGCATTATATTCTCAATATGGAGGTGCACCTAATATTGTGATCACAATGTTTAAATAAGAGTGGCGAGCTTACTTCAGGCTCAAGGAAGAGGTGACAGTGCGCTGGTTCTCCATCTCTTCCCGCTCTCCCGATTTCTTGGACGTAACTCTCAAAGCTCTGGGAAAATAATGTGATGCTGAGGTCTCGAAGGGCAGACCAGGATACACTTCCAGTACTTGCAAGACTTAAAGTACTCTGTGGGAAGACTAATCCGAACCTTGGGCATGTTGTAGTGAATGATGCCCCGCACGTCAGATTTGTCTAGGCCCATGCCAAACGCCACAGTGGCCACCACGATCCGCAGCTGGCCGCACATGAAGTTGTTTTGAACTCGGCGGCGTTCTGACCCCGAGAGGCCTGCGTGATATGACTCGGCCTGCCACTTGAGAGGTTTACGAATCTTCTTCCTTGctggacaaaataaaaacaagggaGGCCAAACTCATTTGCTGTCTAAAGAGGCTGCCAACATAGCCAAAAAGTATAGGCCCCTCACCAagttctttcttcttttgtccCACTAGGTTGACTTGCGTTTGGCTGTTGCtgatgtctttattttctttcacgAGTACTCCCTGCAGGCATGTTCTTAGCAGCGCTGCCACGCGAGCCGTCTCCTCCCTCCTGGTGCAGTAAACGATGACGGAGTCCAGGCATCCGAAGCGATCGCCTTTTAACAAGGACACCAGAgccttaaaaaaagacaaagaaaatgtgttgtAAACCTGCAGAAACTCTTGAGGGGTAAATAGGATCGGTCATACCTGATCCTTCTCCCGGTCCATGGACACGGAAAGGTGCAGGTTGGCGGGCACGGCGGCGGATCGGACAGCGATACCGTCCTGGTCGTGGATGTCCAGGTGGTGAGCGATGTCCAGA containing:
- the slc39a4 gene encoding zinc transporter ZIP4 isoform X1; this encodes MVKLRQMLLILSALTSWCALSSASTCLAVEEAYGAVVNQLHPGQQNSLLGEESLVALFNTLENRVQCEKVPCGKCNLLDAVHQLIHNHSDHRQAGVEEVLNVDASEFTALAAGCVLYLSSPDTVCAAADQGRWGQEVEHFLHGITSGNSHEHYHEEEEDHAGEGESCDGHEHPHVALRGLERVLSAFLKHYESSDIENCITSSDIMLEVEQTQVAGAVLGRILYHALRGRCFQTLPEESFFLDYIVHLGSENFTITDLEDLMASLDIGPELESDHGHDEHEHHDHGKQLRHSEMNGTWEEHCFSAHELVQIHNLTVDSPNLGRSDLARLSPALIQQILSGACAGSHPTKPDELSKTERYLYATLANVIITLMSMFGIVLLLCTSCTSVFQLCIQFCISLAVGSLTGDALLHLLPMFLGLHVHTHKVGGGHHPSELSDYVYKMLVVLGGIYYFYLMETIFNIVTHGHHHHGDESEPHHCDHGRVLEMYQEESKHKYKMNSTSKTDLVRNVTYFSCINIIVTVIITTTVKVKEEEEEKYFHMSRKRTREHRLLPYMITIGDGIHNFADGLAMGAAFSLSWKSGLATTLAVLCHELPHELGDFAILLNCGLSVRKALLLNIGSALTSFVGLYIALSVATDLATTQWIAAVTTGLFLYVGLADMLPTMMHIKSKTPWLVFALQNVGLLCGWAILLLLSVYEESISF
- the slc39a4 gene encoding zinc transporter ZIP4 isoform X2; amino-acid sequence: MVKLRQMLLILSALTSWCALSSASTCLAVEEAYGAVVNQLHPGQQNSLLGEESLVALFNTLENRVQCEKVPCGKCNLLDAVHQLIHNHSDHRQAGVEEVLNVDASEFTALAAGCVLYLSSPDTVCAAADQGRWGQEVEHFLHGITSGNSHEHYHEEEEDHAGEGESCDGHEHPHVALRGLERVLSAFLKHYESSDIENCITSSDIMLEVEQTQVAGAVLGRILYHALRGRCFQTLPEESFFLDYIVHLGSENFTITDLEDLMASLDIGPELESDHGHDEHEHHDHGKQLRHSEMNGTWEEHCFSAHELVQIHNLTVDSPNLGRSDLARLSPALIQQILSGACAGSHPTKPDELSKTERYLYATLANVIITLMSMFGIVLLLCTSCTSVFQLCIQFCISLAVGSLTGDALLHLLPMFLGLHVHTHKVGGGHHPSELSDYVYKMLVVLGGIYYFYLMETIFNIVTHGHHHHGDESEPHHCDHGRVLEMYQEESKHKYKMNSTSKTDLVKEEEEEKYFHMSRKRTREHRLLPYMITIGDGIHNFADGLAMGAAFSLSWKSGLATTLAVLCHELPHELGDFAILLNCGLSVRKALLLNIGSALTSFVGLYIALSVATDLATTQWIAAVTTGLFLYVGLADMLPTMMHIKSKTPWLVFALQNVGLLCGWAILLLLSVYEESISF